Proteins found in one Candidatus Nitrospira nitrificans genomic segment:
- a CDS encoding MFS transporter, whose protein sequence is MVWWPRQRGSIVRECVFMALDGPRALRKTVLAGAVGNVLEWYDFALFGYFAPVLSRLFFPASDPSLSLIATFGVFAVGFLARPLGALLFGYWGDTKGRRAALAWSIILMAFPTCLVGLLPTYAQIGLAAPLALTVLRFLQGLSVGGEFTGSVTFLVEHAGPTERGYVGSWAGFSAQIGALLGSGVGTLATANLSSEALQQWGWRIPFVAGSVIALVGWYLRRRIPESPAFERLQQTGAVSSSPVRELLTSHRAPLLQVIGLVLLHGVGFYIFFVFLPTYLTKVTDLPMGTTLLINTGCMALLAILIPLMGKLSDRVGHRWVLAGGAAGLALGTVPLFSWLSGGHLALIVMAQVLITLFVSAYMGPFFAVVATLFPVASRYTGLSISYNIAAALFGGTAPLMATVLMERSGSALAPGWYVGLCAVLSLIALSTIRKEKKEAAEIPAGTY, encoded by the coding sequence ATGGTATGGTGGCCGCGGCAACGTGGCTCGATTGTACGAGAGTGCGTCTTCATGGCGTTGGACGGACCAAGAGCGTTACGGAAGACTGTCTTGGCGGGCGCCGTCGGCAACGTCCTGGAGTGGTATGATTTCGCCCTCTTCGGATACTTCGCCCCGGTCTTGTCTCGTCTCTTCTTTCCCGCTTCGGATCCGTCGTTGTCGTTGATTGCGACGTTCGGTGTGTTCGCCGTCGGCTTTCTGGCCAGGCCATTGGGCGCGCTGCTGTTCGGATATTGGGGCGACACCAAGGGACGACGAGCGGCCCTGGCCTGGTCCATCATTCTCATGGCATTTCCTACCTGCTTGGTCGGCTTATTGCCGACCTATGCTCAAATCGGTCTTGCCGCGCCGCTCGCACTCACGGTCCTGCGCTTTCTTCAAGGTCTCTCGGTCGGTGGAGAGTTCACCGGATCCGTCACGTTCCTCGTTGAGCATGCCGGGCCGACCGAGCGAGGCTACGTCGGCAGCTGGGCGGGGTTCAGCGCGCAGATCGGCGCGCTGTTGGGCTCCGGTGTCGGCACCTTGGCGACTGCGAATCTCTCATCGGAGGCACTCCAGCAATGGGGATGGCGCATCCCGTTCGTGGCGGGAAGCGTCATCGCATTGGTCGGCTGGTATCTTCGTCGGCGCATTCCCGAATCGCCGGCTTTTGAACGGCTGCAACAGACTGGTGCGGTATCTTCCTCACCCGTCCGTGAGTTGCTCACATCACACCGCGCTCCACTCCTCCAAGTGATCGGCCTCGTGCTGTTGCATGGTGTCGGGTTCTACATCTTTTTCGTGTTTCTCCCGACCTATCTGACCAAAGTGACCGATCTCCCGATGGGAACGACGCTGCTGATCAACACGGGGTGCATGGCGCTATTGGCGATACTGATTCCACTCATGGGCAAGCTGTCCGATCGAGTCGGGCATCGATGGGTTCTGGCCGGCGGCGCCGCCGGTCTGGCCCTCGGCACCGTCCCGCTCTTTTCGTGGCTGAGCGGCGGTCATCTCGCGCTGATCGTCATGGCCCAAGTCTTGATAACGCTGTTCGTGTCGGCCTATATGGGTCCGTTTTTTGCCGTTGTGGCGACGCTCTTTCCGGTCGCGAGCCGTTACACAGGCCTCTCGATTTCGTACAATATTGCCGCGGCGCTCTTCGGCGGGACCGCCCCCTTGATGGCCACGGTGCTGATGGAACGGAGCGGGAGCGCGCTTGCCCCTGGATGGTATGTCGGCCTCTGCGCCGTCCTGTCGTTGATCGCGCTGTCTACGATTCGCAAAGAGAAGAAAGAAGCCGCCGAGATTCCTGCCGGCACGTATTGA
- a CDS encoding cytochrome P450, producing the protein MTDHTIPPPSLSGPPVSRWWGCFPELRRDTLGVLLRCHAYGDVVKLPMGLVLELLLRRRDAAMYVLNHPADVKHVLVTNQENYRKAPVAPAESRIFGRGLLHAEGETHHRQRRLFLPFFHGNHVTAYADLITGKADKLVTGWQDGATIDIGRDMADLTLTVIWRLLFGRDVGPEADTIRETIAVGQSLIKRQYDSLLASLTPLWVPTQTHRRLARGLGALESMIRGFIDERCMSPHRNDDVLSLLLAATDADGRRLGDQEIRDELMTFLLAGHETTANALTWTWFLLSQFRSVRERLTHELHEVLGDRLPEAADVPRLRYTKMIWDESLGLYPPAWTLHTRLAHAQDRLPSGAVLPPSSWVFISPWNLHRNARWFADPNRFDPERFSEEAQRTRPPFSYIPFGAGGRRCLGESFAELEGLLILATIASKVRLRLVDGQTIRPEPVMTLRPDGPVQMIVQRAGMTEHIPSPRPNPLIPSPC; encoded by the coding sequence GTGACCGATCACACGATTCCACCACCCTCCCTTTCCGGTCCACCGGTCTCTCGCTGGTGGGGATGTTTTCCCGAACTTCGCCGTGACACCCTCGGCGTTCTCTTGCGCTGTCACGCTTATGGCGACGTCGTCAAACTTCCGATGGGTCTTGTCCTCGAATTGCTCTTGCGGCGGCGTGACGCCGCCATGTATGTGCTCAACCATCCCGCCGACGTCAAACATGTGCTGGTGACGAATCAAGAGAATTATCGGAAAGCCCCGGTCGCGCCGGCCGAATCGCGCATCTTTGGTCGGGGCCTGCTCCATGCGGAAGGCGAAACGCATCATCGTCAGCGGCGGCTTTTTCTGCCCTTCTTTCACGGCAACCATGTCACCGCCTATGCCGATCTGATTACCGGCAAGGCCGACAAGTTGGTCACAGGATGGCAAGACGGCGCGACGATCGATATCGGACGGGACATGGCGGATCTCACCCTCACCGTGATCTGGCGTCTCCTCTTCGGCCGGGATGTCGGGCCGGAGGCCGACACCATACGGGAGACCATTGCGGTCGGCCAGAGTTTGATCAAACGACAGTACGATTCGCTTCTCGCAAGCTTGACCCCCCTGTGGGTTCCGACACAAACCCATCGCCGGCTCGCGCGTGGCCTCGGGGCGTTGGAGTCGATGATTCGAGGATTCATCGACGAGAGGTGCATGTCGCCTCATCGGAACGACGACGTGCTATCGCTGTTGCTTGCCGCGACCGATGCCGACGGCCGCCGGCTCGGCGATCAAGAGATCCGCGACGAACTCATGACGTTCTTGCTGGCCGGTCATGAGACCACCGCCAATGCGCTGACCTGGACCTGGTTTTTGCTGTCGCAATTTCGATCGGTGCGGGAGCGGCTCACTCATGAATTACACGAGGTGTTAGGCGATCGTCTTCCCGAGGCGGCGGATGTCCCTCGCTTGCGGTATACGAAGATGATTTGGGACGAGTCGTTGGGCCTCTACCCGCCCGCGTGGACCCTCCATACCCGTCTGGCCCATGCGCAAGACCGGCTTCCATCCGGAGCGGTCCTTCCACCAAGCTCGTGGGTCTTCATCAGTCCCTGGAATCTACATCGCAATGCTCGTTGGTTTGCGGATCCGAATCGGTTCGACCCTGAGCGGTTTTCTGAAGAGGCACAACGGACTCGTCCACCGTTCAGCTACATCCCGTTCGGTGCCGGTGGACGGCGATGCCTCGGAGAGTCTTTCGCGGAGTTGGAAGGATTGTTGATCCTAGCGACGATCGCCTCCAAAGTTCGCTTGCGCCTGGTCGACGGACAGACGATCCGTCCGGAACCGGTCATGACATTACGCCCGGATGGTCCGGTACAGATGATCGTTCAGCGGGCCGGAATGACCGAACACATTCCATCGCCTAGACCGAATCCCCTCATTCCCTCCCCCTGCTAG